In the Ptychodera flava strain L36383 chromosome 23 unlocalized genomic scaffold, AS_Pfla_20210202 Scaffold_23__1_contigs__length_28996876_pilon, whole genome shotgun sequence genome, AATAGACTCCATGGACACTTCATCCTTCATCAACGCCCTACGTCGCTTCATAGCTATACGCGGCAACATCAAGAAACTCAGATGTGACCAGGGCACCAACTTCATTGGTGCAAAGAACGAACTTCAGGCAGCAGCCAAAGAGCTGGATCAAGACCGCATCAAGAAATTCCTTACAACAAGAGACTGTGAGTGGATTTTCAACCCACCTCACGCATCCCACTTCGGCGGTATATGGGAACGACAAATTGGTACCATCAGATGCGTTCTTGACTCCATGCACTATCAACTAGGCAAGCAACAATACACACATGACTTGCTGACAACTCTCATGGCAGAAGCCAGCGCCATCGTCAACTCCAGACCTATAACAACTGTATCATCAGATGCAAACGATTCTCAAGCTCTCACCCCAAACATGCTACTCACCATGAAGACTCAATCACCGACCCCACCGCCAGGCTCATTTGTCCAACAAGACATCTACAGTAGAAAACATTTGCGACGCGTACAGTATCTAGCTGATCAATTCTGGATACGATGGAGAAAAGAATATCTACAAAGCCGTCAGCCACGACCAAAATGGAACAAATCTACAATCAACGTCAAAGAAGGAGACGTGGTTCTTTTAGAGAGAAAGAATACGCAAGAAACAGCTGGCCCTCGCTCGCATAGTGAAGGTCTACCCCAGCGATGACAACAAAGTACGCAAA is a window encoding:
- the LOC139123860 gene encoding uncharacterized protein, producing MANLPSDRTEKTPPFTNVGMDVFGPWAIASRKTRAGTSEAKRWAVIFVCLYTTAVHIEVIDSMDTSSFINALRRFIAIRGNIKKLRCDQGTNFIGAKNELQAAAKELDQDRIKKFLTTRDCEWIFNPPHASHFGGIWERQIGTIRCVLDSMHYQLGKQQYTHDLLTTLMAEASAIVNSRPITTVSSDANDSQALTPNMLLTMKTQSPTPPPGSFVQQDIYSRKHLRRKETWFF